From the genome of Clostridium sp. BNL1100, one region includes:
- a CDS encoding IS3 family transposase gives MYLAIQELHDIIAYPITELCNIAGIQRSSYYKWLNRKESNNEQFNKKLLHIIKDVYEERNGILGYRQMTVKLNREHDFHVNNKRIYRLMRILNLKSVCRKKKKIYIKSTPEIAAENVLNREFYTDGFGKKWLTDITEMKYGLNSKAYLSAILDLGDKSIVSFVLGHSNNNELVFNTFDFAHNKYSKAKPIFHSDRGFQYTSRIFKKKLDEAGMTQSMSRISRCIDNGPMEAFWGMLKSEMYYLKKFNTYDELEAAVSEYIDYYNNYRYQKSLDGMTPIEYRQHLMENLHKEDADHN, from the coding sequence ATTTATCTGGCAATACAAGAGCTTCACGATATCATAGCATATCCAATCACAGAATTATGTAATATTGCAGGAATTCAACGCTCTTCATATTACAAATGGCTTAATAGAAAAGAAAGTAACAATGAACAATTCAATAAAAAACTACTTCATATTATAAAAGATGTATATGAAGAGAGAAATGGTATTCTTGGATATCGTCAGATGACAGTCAAGTTAAATCGTGAGCACGATTTCCATGTAAACAATAAGAGAATATACAGACTTATGAGAATACTTAACTTAAAATCTGTGTGCCGTAAAAAGAAAAAGATCTATATCAAATCAACTCCCGAAATTGCTGCAGAAAATGTACTTAATAGAGAATTTTACACGGATGGATTTGGCAAGAAGTGGCTTACTGATATAACAGAAATGAAGTATGGTCTAAATAGCAAAGCTTATCTTAGTGCTATACTGGATTTAGGAGATAAAAGTATTGTATCTTTTGTACTTGGTCATTCAAACAACAATGAACTGGTATTTAATACATTTGACTTTGCACACAATAAATATTCTAAAGCAAAACCAATTTTCCACAGTGATAGAGGATTCCAATATACATCAAGGATATTTAAGAAAAAACTTGATGAGGCAGGCATGACACAGAGCATGTCAAGAATTTCCCGTTGTATTGATAATGGGCCAATGGAAGCATTTTGGGGAATGCTTAAATCCGAAATGTATTATCTAAAAAAATTTAACACATACGATGAACTCGAAGCAGCAGTTAGTGAATACATAGATTATTACAATAACTACCGCTACCAGAAGAGTCTTGACGGTATGACTCCAATAGAGTACAGGCAACATCTTATGGAAAACTTACATAAAGAGGACGCCGACCATAATTAA
- a CDS encoding bifunctional UDP-sugar hydrolase/5'-nucleotidase — protein MKYKSPALFVATTIMIFIFVFSKTCAYQEPREIKILFTHDMHDHLLPNKGENNGSTVWTGGYSRLKTAIDKEKVECKNTVLVDAGDYSMGDLFQSLFSTDAPELRIMGQIGYDVTTLGNHEFEFKDSGLTRHLYTAKNSGDKLPEMVSSNIVFPGGDKMTKTSYELQQAMKAYGVKDYTILNRGGIRIGIFGLMGEDADDCITTTDVSFNNIVESSKRVVKKLKQEGVDLIVCLSHSGTWEKASKSEDEILAKKVPDIDVIVSGHTHTLLKKPIIHGNTVIGSCGEYGNNLGVIELVQIPGRRWSLKDYRLKHIDQSINEDSGISQTVSEFKDMVQKKYLNYFDFQFDEVLCRSPFSFIATQQIGKKLQEDTLGNLISDGYIYSVKQAEGKDYEPVSVAIVPVGTMRGSFVEGDITVQDAFISSCLGIGPDGISGYPLISVYLTGKELKNLCELDASISPMMSYAQMYMSGIGYTFNPNRMMFNKVTEAHLQKPDGTKEKINDKKLYRVVSGLYNAQMLSTVGAKSFSLLSVIPKTRNGKPIKNFDSHIIYSKSGGHTTELKEWLATARYLQSFPKAEGIPQIPYYYNTLQGRKIIDNTNSLSAIFGNPNSIAVRLYLVVLTVVVVIIAVTVIIVRFVRKKQRNKAAV, from the coding sequence ATGAAGTATAAAAGTCCGGCTTTATTTGTGGCCACAACCATAATGATATTTATTTTTGTATTTTCAAAAACATGTGCATATCAGGAGCCTAGGGAAATAAAAATTCTATTTACTCATGACATGCATGATCATCTGTTGCCAAATAAGGGGGAAAATAACGGCAGCACTGTTTGGACGGGCGGATATTCAAGATTGAAAACGGCAATTGATAAGGAAAAAGTTGAATGTAAAAATACAGTTTTGGTAGATGCCGGGGACTATTCAATGGGAGATTTATTTCAATCATTGTTTTCAACAGATGCACCGGAGCTTAGGATTATGGGCCAGATAGGATACGATGTAACAACATTGGGCAATCATGAATTTGAATTTAAGGATTCCGGCCTTACAAGACATTTGTATACTGCAAAAAACAGCGGTGACAAGTTACCTGAGATGGTCAGCTCAAATATAGTGTTTCCCGGCGGCGATAAAATGACTAAAACCTCTTATGAGCTGCAACAGGCTATGAAGGCATATGGAGTGAAAGATTACACAATTCTTAACAGGGGCGGAATAAGGATTGGCATATTTGGCCTTATGGGAGAGGATGCTGACGATTGTATAACAACTACAGATGTATCTTTTAATAATATTGTAGAAAGTTCAAAGAGGGTAGTTAAAAAGCTAAAACAGGAAGGTGTCGACCTAATAGTATGCTTATCCCACTCCGGTACATGGGAAAAAGCTTCCAAATCAGAGGATGAAATACTTGCAAAGAAGGTTCCTGACATTGATGTTATAGTAAGCGGGCACACCCATACCCTTTTAAAAAAGCCTATTATACATGGAAATACGGTAATCGGTTCCTGCGGCGAATACGGAAACAATCTGGGGGTTATTGAACTTGTTCAAATTCCTGGCAGAAGATGGTCTCTTAAGGATTACCGTTTAAAGCATATTGACCAATCAATTAATGAGGATTCAGGAATTTCACAAACCGTAAGTGAATTTAAGGATATGGTTCAGAAAAAATATCTCAATTATTTTGACTTTCAGTTCGATGAGGTTTTGTGCCGGTCTCCTTTTAGTTTTATTGCTACACAACAAATAGGAAAAAAACTACAGGAGGATACTTTGGGAAACCTCATTTCTGACGGATATATATATTCGGTTAAGCAGGCGGAGGGTAAAGACTACGAGCCTGTATCTGTAGCTATTGTACCTGTGGGAACAATGAGGGGTTCTTTTGTAGAGGGTGATATAACCGTTCAGGATGCATTTATTTCAAGTTGTCTTGGAATCGGGCCTGATGGCATATCCGGGTATCCTCTTATATCAGTATACCTTACTGGAAAAGAACTGAAAAATTTGTGCGAACTGGATGCCTCAATATCACCTATGATGAGCTATGCACAAATGTATATGTCAGGTATCGGCTACACCTTTAACCCCAACAGAATGATGTTCAATAAGGTTACTGAAGCTCATCTGCAGAAGCCTGACGGAACAAAAGAAAAAATCAATGATAAAAAACTTTATAGGGTAGTAAGCGGACTGTATAACGCACAAATGCTCTCAACTGTGGGGGCCAAGTCTTTCAGCCTTTTATCGGTGATACCTAAAACCAGAAATGGTAAACCCATTAAGAATTTTGATTCTCATATTATTTATTCTAAGTCAGGGGGACATACCACCGAATTAAAGGAATGGCTTGCCACTGCCAGATATCTGCAATCCTTTCCCAAAGCTGAGGGTATACCGCAAATTCCATACTATTATAATACTTTACAAGGACGAAAAATTATTGATAATACAAACAGTCTCTCGGCTATTTTTGGTAACCCCAACAGTATAGCAGTAAGGTTATACTTGGTTGTATTAACTGTAGTTGTTGTTATAATTGCTGTCACTGTAATTATAGTCAGGTTTGTGAGGAAAAAGCAAAGAAATAAGGCTGCCGTGTAG
- a CDS encoding SDR family oxidoreductase, which produces MSQFTNKTIIITGAGQGIGRAISRKFAQEGAQVVIADIDEEAGLENEKYIKNEGFEAIFIRTDVSDPASVEAMVNYTNKKYGRIDVLVNNAVLTGFGNIFETTVEEWDKAITVNLSGAYYCAKFCAGFMKNQNSGCIINMASTRAFMSEPDTEPYSASKGGIIALTHSLAISLGKYGIRVNSISPGWIDVSSWKKSSVACQDILSIEDHAQHPAGRVGVPDDIAEVCIFLASDKSGFITGENITVDGGMTKKMIYV; this is translated from the coding sequence ATGTCACAATTTACAAATAAAACCATTATTATAACGGGTGCAGGTCAGGGGATAGGAAGAGCGATATCAAGAAAATTCGCCCAAGAAGGGGCTCAAGTTGTAATCGCAGATATTGACGAAGAAGCAGGATTGGAAAACGAAAAATATATAAAGAATGAAGGTTTTGAAGCCATTTTTATAAGAACCGACGTTTCAGACCCGGCCTCTGTAGAAGCAATGGTTAATTATACGAATAAAAAATACGGCAGAATCGACGTATTGGTAAACAATGCGGTTCTCACCGGCTTTGGCAATATATTTGAAACAACTGTAGAAGAATGGGACAAGGCTATTACCGTAAACCTTTCAGGTGCGTATTATTGTGCAAAATTCTGTGCCGGGTTTATGAAAAACCAAAACAGCGGATGCATAATTAATATGGCCTCAACAAGAGCCTTTATGTCTGAACCTGATACAGAGCCATACTCCGCCTCCAAGGGAGGGATTATTGCACTGACCCACTCTCTGGCAATCTCACTTGGAAAATACGGCATAAGAGTCAATTCCATCAGTCCGGGCTGGATAGATGTTTCGTCCTGGAAAAAAAGCTCTGTTGCATGTCAGGATATTTTATCAATAGAAGATCATGCCCAACATCCCGCCGGAAGAGTGGGTGTTCCCGATGACATAGCTGAAGTATGCATTTTTCTGGCATCCGACAAATCCGGCTTTATAACAGGTGAAAACATAACTGTGGACGGCGGAATGACTAAAAAAATGATTTATGTATAG
- a CDS encoding AraC family transcriptional regulator → MEKEPGIKRGYLEDDFKFFHLKDRNNIQFEHHYHDFNKIIIFLLGDVIYNIEGKNYKLKPWDVLFVPGNQVHKPIIAPDRDYERIVIWINNRFLEEHGNYDNDLLTCFNLAREKKHLVRLGANSLNNIKPILGNLEKELKNVTFGSGILANALFVQFMVYINRLYLKPDKQVEDIEVEFDEQIQKVIHFINANLSGDLSIATLSERFYINKYYLMHKFKANTGFSIHSYVNNKRLQKSAALIKAGKSPSDAAGECGFNDYSSFVRTFSKMYGMSPRKYSKSTLEHPINSFQVEG, encoded by the coding sequence ATGGAAAAGGAGCCGGGGATTAAAAGAGGCTATCTGGAGGATGACTTTAAATTTTTTCACTTGAAGGACAGAAACAATATTCAGTTTGAACACCATTATCATGATTTCAATAAAATAATAATATTCTTACTTGGTGACGTTATATACAATATAGAAGGTAAAAACTATAAACTCAAACCTTGGGATGTTCTTTTCGTTCCGGGAAATCAGGTACATAAGCCTATAATAGCACCTGACCGTGACTATGAAAGAATAGTTATTTGGATAAATAATAGATTTTTAGAGGAGCATGGGAATTACGATAATGACCTTTTGACATGCTTTAACCTTGCCAGAGAAAAAAAACACTTGGTAAGGCTGGGTGCTAATTCCCTTAATAATATTAAGCCTATACTGGGGAATCTTGAAAAGGAGCTTAAAAACGTTACCTTCGGTTCAGGCATCCTTGCAAATGCACTTTTTGTACAATTCATGGTATACATAAACCGATTGTACCTAAAACCGGATAAACAAGTAGAGGACATTGAAGTAGAGTTTGACGAACAGATTCAGAAAGTCATACACTTTATTAATGCGAACCTGTCGGGAGACCTGAGCATAGCAACATTATCCGAAAGGTTCTACATTAACAAGTATTATCTAATGCATAAATTCAAGGCGAACACAGGGTTCTCAATACACAGTTACGTAAACAACAAGAGACTTCAAAAAAGTGCGGCCCTTATAAAGGCGGGAAAATCTCCGTCCGATGCAGCAGGAGAATGCGGATTCAACGACTACTCAAGCTTTGTACGTACTTTTTCAAAAATGTATGGTATGTCTCCCAGGAAATATAGCAAGTCTACCCTTGAACACCCTATCAATAGTTTTCAGGTTGAGGGATGA
- a CDS encoding DMT family transporter, with the protein MNIITKSNAQIFLILNAILWGSSYIWSKMLLGFLPQFSILFICAVLGLGSTVVLFRKKLKGFSKKIIVTCVLISLVSVISNTFCMLALKITSGSNTAFIVQLSIVITPVIMAVLERKAPSRKTILLAMTAMVGIYFITFAGKGFSINMGDIFALCNAIFFSLFIALQNKFSNVFTAVQFTFIQHSTNIVSFLALALIFETGKISFSNVVKPVFLLLICLNAAVTIFTSLFQSSAIKFVRPENAAITYALEPVVTATLGILLLGERFTGILPVIGCVIILFTIIVSAFKKGKAFSRQSLKLRITTKA; encoded by the coding sequence ATGAACATTATTACAAAAAGCAACGCACAAATATTTCTTATTTTAAATGCTATACTTTGGGGTTCATCGTATATATGGTCCAAAATGCTTTTGGGATTTCTTCCGCAGTTTTCAATACTCTTTATATGTGCCGTATTAGGGCTTGGTTCAACAGTAGTACTATTCAGAAAAAAACTGAAGGGATTCAGTAAAAAAATTATTGTCACCTGCGTACTTATAAGCCTTGTTTCAGTTATAAGCAACACCTTCTGCATGCTGGCACTGAAAATAACCTCGGGCTCAAACACGGCATTTATTGTACAATTGTCCATTGTAATAACACCTGTAATAATGGCTGTTCTGGAGAGAAAAGCACCATCCAGGAAAACAATCCTTCTGGCAATGACAGCTATGGTAGGCATTTACTTTATTACTTTTGCAGGAAAGGGTTTTAGCATAAATATGGGAGATATTTTTGCATTATGCAATGCAATTTTTTTCTCCCTGTTTATTGCACTTCAAAACAAGTTTTCAAATGTATTTACCGCAGTACAGTTTACATTTATACAGCATAGTACCAACATAGTTAGCTTTTTGGCTCTGGCTCTGATATTTGAAACAGGTAAAATATCATTTTCAAATGTAGTAAAGCCCGTATTCCTATTGCTTATTTGTCTTAATGCTGCTGTTACTATATTTACCTCTCTGTTTCAAAGCTCTGCAATCAAATTTGTACGGCCTGAAAACGCAGCCATTACATATGCTCTAGAGCCTGTAGTTACTGCAACTCTGGGTATATTGCTTCTTGGAGAACGATTCACAGGCATTCTCCCCGTTATTGGCTGTGTGATTATATTGTTTACCATAATCGTTTCAGCATTTAAGAAAGGTAAGGCTTTTTCAAGACAGTCTTTGAAACTGCGTATTACAACAAAGGCATAA
- a CDS encoding HAMP domain-containing sensor histidine kinase codes for MKISLKTKLFGAFFGLIVLSVVLTWVLNSTLLLKYYYHNQRNTMRQSYNIIKDAYNNDSDNIMMDIEKIESLRGTAILLFDKDFNVIYQSRQRNLQMLRENRRIMGTTPSIDRKFITDNISRLKKDTPKIEIRYDKRMESNFVSLYAKIDDNVYIYMGTPFAAIQESSQIAISFSILTGLLTLVLGGVIIYILTSRVTKPIEKLNVIAKKMAVLDFSERYYVKRNDEIGTLGESINSLSKQLESSISDLQQANIKLMQDIQKERQIDEMRKEFISNVSHELKTPIAIVQGYAEGLKLNVNDDEENKNFYCDVIIDEANKMDSMVRKLLELSELEFKQISLDREEFSIKELITDVLKKKAILFAEKDAKVTFNSKVKENVIVNADYYYIEQVFMNYLSNALNHLDDKRIINVDLEITDTKARVEVFNTGENIPHDVIDSIWMSFFKVDKARTRAYGGTGLGLSIVKAIQKAHNNAYGVLNKSEGVLFWFEADLA; via the coding sequence ATGAAAATCTCATTAAAAACGAAGCTCTTTGGAGCATTTTTCGGCTTAATAGTACTTTCGGTTGTCCTGACCTGGGTTTTAAACAGTACGCTTCTTCTGAAATACTACTATCACAATCAAAGAAATACAATGAGACAGAGCTATAACATTATAAAGGATGCGTATAATAACGATTCCGACAATATAATGATGGACATTGAAAAAATAGAAAGCCTGCGGGGAACAGCCATTTTATTGTTTGATAAGGATTTCAATGTAATTTATCAATCCAGACAGAGAAACCTGCAAATGTTGAGGGAAAACAGGCGTATTATGGGGACAACCCCTTCCATTGACAGAAAGTTTATAACAGATAATATAAGCAGACTGAAAAAGGATACTCCTAAAATAGAAATAAGATACGACAAAAGAATGGAGTCAAACTTTGTATCACTCTATGCAAAAATAGATGATAATGTATATATATACATGGGAACACCCTTTGCCGCAATTCAGGAAAGTTCACAAATTGCCATAAGCTTTTCCATTCTTACAGGCCTGCTGACATTGGTGCTTGGAGGAGTAATTATTTACATTCTTACTTCAAGAGTTACAAAACCTATTGAAAAGCTGAACGTCATTGCAAAAAAAATGGCTGTCCTTGATTTTAGTGAAAGATATTATGTAAAAAGGAACGATGAAATCGGGACATTGGGAGAAAGCATAAATTCACTGTCAAAACAGTTGGAATCTTCCATAAGCGATTTACAACAGGCTAATATTAAGTTAATGCAGGATATACAGAAGGAACGTCAGATTGATGAAATGAGAAAGGAATTTATCAGCAATGTTTCACATGAGCTGAAAACACCTATTGCTATTGTACAAGGCTATGCGGAAGGACTTAAGCTTAACGTAAATGATGACGAGGAAAACAAGAACTTTTACTGTGACGTGATAATAGATGAAGCAAATAAAATGGACAGCATGGTAAGAAAACTTCTTGAACTTTCGGAACTTGAATTCAAGCAGATATCCCTTGACCGGGAGGAATTTTCCATAAAAGAACTTATAACGGATGTCTTAAAAAAGAAAGCTATTCTTTTTGCCGAAAAGGATGCGAAAGTTACCTTCAATTCAAAGGTCAAAGAGAATGTAATTGTAAATGCCGATTATTATTATATTGAACAGGTTTTTATGAATTATCTCAGCAATGCACTTAATCATCTGGATGATAAAAGAATAATAAATGTTGACCTTGAAATAACAGATACGAAGGCAAGGGTAGAGGTATTCAATACAGGAGAAAACATACCACATGATGTTATAGATAGCATTTGGATGAGCTTTTTTAAAGTAGATAAGGCAAGAACAAGAGCATATGGTGGAACAGGTCTTGGCTTATCCATTGTGAAAGCAATACAGAAAGCCCATAACAATGCTTACGGTGTTTTAAACAAGTCGGAAGGTGTTCTTTTTTGGTTTGAAGCTGATTTAGCATAA
- a CDS encoding response regulator transcription factor, protein MSLVKILIADDEERMRRLVADFLKKQGYSVIEADNGMQALKIFIEQKEAINLVILDVMMPVMDGWETLRSIRQYSKVPVIMLTAKSTEADELLSFGIGADEYITKPFSLMILLARVQALLKRSNININGKKSFDGLEIDPAAHTVHAGGREIELTPKEFELLLYLCDNEGIALSREKILNSVWDYGYFGDVRTVDTHIKKLRLKLGDKGDFIQTIRGLGYKFEVTK, encoded by the coding sequence GTGAGTTTAGTTAAAATTCTTATTGCTGATGATGAGGAAAGAATGAGAAGGCTGGTTGCCGATTTTCTTAAAAAGCAGGGATATTCCGTAATAGAAGCAGACAACGGAATGCAGGCATTAAAGATATTTATTGAACAAAAAGAAGCAATCAATCTGGTAATTCTTGATGTAATGATGCCTGTCATGGACGGATGGGAGACATTAAGAAGTATTCGCCAATATTCAAAGGTTCCCGTAATAATGCTGACGGCAAAAAGTACAGAAGCAGACGAGCTACTGAGCTTTGGTATCGGAGCAGACGAATACATAACCAAACCTTTCAGCCTGATGATACTATTAGCAAGAGTACAGGCTCTGCTTAAGAGATCAAATATTAATATAAATGGTAAAAAATCCTTTGATGGTTTGGAGATTGACCCCGCTGCTCATACAGTTCATGCCGGAGGGCGAGAGATAGAACTTACACCAAAAGAATTCGAACTCTTGCTCTATCTTTGTGATAATGAGGGAATAGCTCTGTCCAGAGAGAAAATTCTTAATTCCGTTTGGGATTATGGTTATTTCGGTGATGTCAGAACTGTTGATACGCATATAAAAAAATTGAGACTGAAACTTGGAGACAAGGGTGACTTCATACAAACTATAAGGGGTCTGGGATACAAGTTTGAGGTGACCAAATGA
- a CDS encoding DedA family protein, translating into MDIILNFFNFVMHLDENLTMLANNFGIWTYVILFAIIFCETGLVVTPFLPGDSMIFVLGALSASGELDLKIITIVLISAAILGDTCNYHLGKIFGPMVFKKDNVRFLKKEHLIKTHNFYEKHGGKTIILARFIPIIRTFAPFVAGMGSMSYMKFISYNIIGGVLWVSLFLTAGYFFGNVAVVQENFTLVILAIIAISVLPGFVAYLKNKKAGPTD; encoded by the coding sequence ATGGATATTATTTTAAATTTTTTTAATTTTGTAATGCACTTAGATGAAAATCTGACTATGCTGGCGAATAACTTCGGTATTTGGACCTATGTAATTTTATTTGCCATAATCTTTTGTGAGACAGGTCTTGTTGTAACTCCTTTTTTGCCCGGGGATTCCATGATATTTGTGTTAGGGGCCCTTTCAGCGAGCGGTGAGCTTGATTTAAAGATTATAACAATAGTATTGATCTCCGCAGCTATTCTTGGAGATACCTGTAATTATCATTTAGGTAAAATATTTGGCCCTATGGTATTCAAAAAGGATAACGTCAGGTTCCTCAAGAAAGAACACCTGATAAAAACTCATAATTTTTACGAAAAACACGGCGGTAAAACCATAATACTTGCAAGATTTATACCGATAATCAGAACATTTGCACCCTTTGTAGCAGGTATGGGTTCAATGAGCTATATGAAATTCATAAGCTACAATATTATTGGTGGTGTTTTATGGGTTTCACTATTTCTGACAGCAGGGTACTTTTTCGGAAATGTTGCTGTTGTCCAGGAGAACTTTACACTTGTAATACTGGCTATAATTGCAATATCTGTATTGCCGGGTTTTGTGGCATACTTAAAAAACAAAAAAGCGGGTCCAACCGACTAA
- a CDS encoding ferritin-like domain-containing protein, whose translation MHNNGNWPYVSSNMMAPGPSNKKAGSGMTNPWIMQPNISPDLQPGYTPHINHEEDMQSEMGTGMMQQGMGKNMKQPGMSPDMMQQGMMQPGMSPDMMQQGMMQPGMCPDMMQQGMMQPGMCPDMMQQGMMQPGMSPDMMQQKMMQAGMSPGMMQHEKMDVDMSEALELIEQAIKGETQDRLFYQYLLDNAPALLDREIIEEIRNNEIKHAKMFRQLYFEHTGKTLKPDENVTFEKPRTYCDGLRGALMGETNAIKNYRRILAAMKNRKHINMLVEIITDELRHAPLYNLLIHNNDCKY comes from the coding sequence GTGCATAATAACGGAAATTGGCCATATGTAAGCAGTAATATGATGGCTCCGGGCCCTTCAAATAAAAAAGCTGGTTCAGGGATGACAAACCCTTGGATTATGCAGCCCAACATTAGTCCGGATTTACAGCCGGGATATACACCACATATAAACCACGAGGAAGACATGCAGTCTGAAATGGGTACTGGCATGATGCAGCAGGGTATGGGCAAGAATATGAAGCAGCCCGGGATGAGTCCTGACATGATGCAACAGGGCATGATGCAGCCGGGAATGAGTCCTGATATGATGCAACAGGGTATGATGCAGCCGGGAATGTGTCCCGACATGATGCAACAGGGCATGATGCAGCCGGGAATGTGTCCCGACATGATGCAACAGGGCATGATGCAGCCGGGGATGAGTCCTGACATGATGCAACAGAAAATGATGCAAGCCGGAATGAGTCCGGGAATGATGCAACATGAAAAAATGGATGTAGATATGTCAGAGGCACTTGAATTGATTGAGCAAGCGATAAAAGGTGAGACACAAGACAGATTATTCTATCAGTATCTTTTAGACAATGCTCCAGCGCTACTGGACAGGGAAATCATTGAGGAAATAAGGAATAATGAAATAAAACATGCCAAAATGTTCAGACAGCTTTATTTCGAACATACGGGAAAGACTTTAAAACCGGATGAAAATGTTACCTTTGAAAAACCTAGAACATATTGTGACGGGCTTAGGGGGGCACTTATGGGTGAAACTAATGCCATAAAAAACTACCGGAGGATTTTAGCGGCAATGAAAAACAGAAAACATATAAATATGCTGGTAGAAATAATTACGGATGAATTACGGCATGCTCCTCTGTACAACCTTTTAATTCACAATAATGATTGCAAATATTAA